One window of the Pseudofrankia sp. DC12 genome contains the following:
- a CDS encoding ABC transporter substrate-binding protein: MLSAAAALIVAAGCSSGGGGSGGSAGAGASGSASALQTVTVGLLADITGPAASSSKTVVGGVKAGTYYAAREGYKIKYVVGDSQTNPTTALSVAQKFVTQDHVQAVISFSSLAFGAANYLTAHHIPVVGSSHDGPEWITAENMFSITGATHTTMVTTTAGKYLKMQGVTRLASVGYSISPSSSEAASAAAESAKAAGISVGFLDAKFPFGSTNVGPEVLGMKNAKIDGFYASVEPNTAFALLTGLRDQGVNLKTALLFTGYGGDLTQGGPGAIDAAQGVSFAVPFEPVEMQTPATKQFESDLRSAGLAGEPTFANYGGYVSVGLLVQGLKAAGPKPTNASLITALSNIHDFTALGLYGSHKLDINDRTNIVGGVDNCLWMVKLQGSSFKLVNGATPVCGDILKGVTVAPAS; encoded by the coding sequence ATGCTTTCTGCGGCGGCAGCGCTGATCGTCGCCGCCGGCTGTTCGTCGGGCGGCGGCGGGAGCGGCGGCAGCGCCGGCGCCGGCGCCAGCGGTAGCGCATCGGCCCTGCAGACCGTGACGGTTGGGCTGTTAGCCGACATCACCGGCCCGGCCGCGTCCTCGAGCAAGACCGTGGTCGGCGGCGTGAAGGCGGGGACGTACTACGCGGCCCGCGAAGGCTACAAGATCAAGTATGTGGTCGGCGACTCTCAGACAAACCCCACCACGGCGCTGTCGGTCGCCCAGAAGTTCGTCACCCAGGACCACGTCCAGGCCGTGATCTCCTTCTCCTCGCTGGCCTTCGGAGCCGCGAACTACCTCACCGCCCACCACATCCCGGTGGTCGGGTCCTCTCATGACGGGCCCGAGTGGATCACGGCCGAGAACATGTTCTCGATCACCGGCGCCACGCACACGACGATGGTTACCACGACCGCGGGCAAGTACCTCAAGATGCAGGGGGTCACCCGCCTGGCATCCGTTGGCTACTCGATCTCGCCGTCCTCCTCCGAGGCTGCCTCCGCGGCCGCCGAGTCGGCGAAGGCGGCCGGGATCAGCGTCGGCTTCCTCGATGCCAAGTTCCCCTTCGGCAGCACCAATGTCGGCCCCGAGGTGCTGGGGATGAAGAACGCCAAGATCGACGGCTTCTACGCCTCGGTCGAGCCGAACACTGCCTTCGCGCTGCTCACCGGGCTGCGGGACCAGGGAGTGAACCTCAAGACCGCGCTGCTGTTCACCGGCTACGGCGGCGACCTGACGCAGGGCGGCCCGGGCGCGATTGACGCCGCCCAGGGCGTCTCCTTCGCCGTGCCCTTCGAGCCCGTCGAGATGCAGACGCCCGCGACCAAGCAGTTCGAGAGCGACCTGAGGAGCGCTGGGCTGGCCGGGGAGCCCACGTTCGCGAACTACGGCGGCTACGTCTCCGTCGGTCTCCTCGTCCAGGGCCTCAAGGCGGCCGGGCCGAAGCCGACCAACGCCTCGCTCATCACGGCCTTGTCCAACATCCACGACTTCACCGCTCTCGGCCTCTACGGCAGCCACAAGCTGGACATCAACGACCGCACGAACATCGTCGGAGGCGTGGACAACTGCCTCTGGATGGTCAAGCTCCAGGGCAGCTCCTTCAAGCTGGTCAACGGCGCGACCCCGGTCTGCGGCGACATCCTCAAGGGCGTGACAGTGGCACCCGCGTCGTAA
- a CDS encoding cytochrome P450: MMSELYWDPYDKAIDADPYPVWRRMRDEQPVYRNEKLDFYALSRHADVEALHRDPQTFSSAYGIVLELMRSEPMNSAHIISMDPPKHTLLRALVSRAFTPRRVGSLEDQVRALCVEMLDARVGSGGFDYVQDFAAQLPSKVISALIGVDPEDREEIRQTIDLMFHLDPDRGMINDIAIGANIKLHGYFVDRIEARRKAPRDDMLTALTEAELKTEEGTRRLTTEEGAHFSNLLVAAGTETVARLLGWACVALEAHPDQRADLAADPSLLRNAIEEILRYEAPSPVQGRTTTRDVELHGTTIPARSKVLALTGSAGRDERKYTDPDQFDIRRRFDSHVSFGHGIHFCLGASLARLEGRVALEETLRRFPVWEVDHENTVRLHTSTVRGYARLPVKV; this comes from the coding sequence ATCATGAGCGAGCTGTACTGGGATCCCTATGACAAGGCGATCGATGCCGACCCGTATCCTGTCTGGCGTCGGATGCGCGACGAGCAGCCGGTCTATCGCAACGAGAAGCTAGACTTCTACGCGCTGTCCCGGCACGCCGACGTCGAGGCGCTGCACCGCGACCCGCAGACCTTCAGCTCGGCGTACGGCATCGTGCTCGAGCTCATGCGGTCCGAGCCGATGAACAGCGCGCACATCATCTCGATGGACCCCCCGAAGCACACCCTCCTGCGAGCCCTGGTGTCCCGGGCGTTCACCCCTCGGCGCGTCGGCTCCCTTGAGGACCAGGTCCGCGCGTTGTGCGTCGAGATGCTCGACGCACGGGTCGGCTCGGGCGGGTTCGACTACGTCCAGGACTTCGCCGCCCAGCTGCCCTCGAAGGTGATCTCCGCGCTGATCGGCGTCGATCCGGAGGACCGGGAGGAGATTCGGCAAACCATCGACCTGATGTTCCATCTGGACCCCGACCGAGGGATGATCAACGACATCGCCATCGGGGCCAACATCAAGCTCCATGGCTACTTCGTGGACCGCATCGAGGCCCGGCGCAAGGCACCCCGTGACGACATGCTGACCGCTCTCACGGAAGCCGAGCTAAAGACCGAGGAGGGCACCCGGCGCCTCACCACCGAGGAGGGTGCGCACTTCAGCAACCTGCTGGTCGCCGCGGGCACCGAGACGGTCGCGCGGCTGCTCGGGTGGGCCTGCGTCGCGCTTGAGGCGCATCCGGACCAGCGCGCCGACCTCGCGGCCGACCCGTCGCTGCTCAGGAACGCCATCGAGGAGATCCTCCGCTACGAGGCACCGTCCCCGGTCCAGGGCCGCACCACCACCCGCGACGTCGAGCTACATGGGACAACCATCCCCGCGCGGTCGAAGGTGCTGGCGCTCACCGGCTCCGCCGGCCGCGATGAGCGCAAGTACACCGACCCCGACCAGTTCGACATCCGCCGGCGCTTCGACAGCCACGTCTCGTTCGGCCACGGCATCCACTTCTGCCTCGGCGCCTCACTTGCCCGGCTGGAGGGCCGCGTGGCACTGGAGGAGACGCTGCGCCGCTTCCCGGTCTGGGAGGTCGACCACGAGAACACGGTACGGCTGCACACCAGCACCGTGCGCGGGTACGCGCGACTTCCAGTCAAGGTCTGA
- a CDS encoding ABC transporter substrate-binding protein, whose translation MTAFVAALAASGCAGTSGPSQSCVSPGVSAHEVRIGFVDPDDGAVGKALEAARGGIDARLGLVNDAGGVYGRKITYTWQSDQSTPAGNDAAVRSLVGSSGVFGLIEASTSAAGGADYLRTLQVPTVGLPIERIWADPAYPNMFSYPSVLAGGSVSDVFGRYASGQGGHRAVIVTTDSAAAAQQFTPALEQSLAAAGISTTRLEYNSAVTSPAQLANRLRGSGTDVLALDLPSIQAPQILAATRAAGISFRAVISVAGYSDDTIQRYGSSVAGLTTFSTLVPLQTHLPAQQAYLAAAAKYAPELQTPTQDVAYGAYVATDILLRGLTAAGACPTRQGFIKSLRAVKDYNAGGLLAGQIDLTHSAGQSIKCLIFMRVNAAGSAFELVPDPLPGASSKTEWCGGGGGPPSS comes from the coding sequence GTGACGGCCTTCGTCGCCGCGCTGGCGGCGAGTGGCTGCGCCGGCACCTCGGGGCCTTCTCAGTCCTGCGTCTCCCCAGGAGTTTCGGCACATGAGGTCCGGATTGGCTTCGTCGACCCGGACGACGGTGCAGTCGGTAAGGCGCTCGAGGCCGCGCGTGGCGGCATCGACGCCCGCCTCGGACTGGTGAACGACGCCGGCGGGGTCTACGGGCGAAAGATCACATACACCTGGCAGAGCGACCAGTCCACGCCCGCGGGCAACGACGCCGCCGTACGGAGCCTCGTGGGGTCCAGCGGGGTCTTCGGGCTTATCGAGGCGTCGACCAGCGCGGCCGGCGGCGCGGACTACCTCCGGACCCTCCAAGTGCCCACCGTGGGTCTTCCCATCGAGCGCATCTGGGCCGATCCGGCCTACCCGAACATGTTCTCCTACCCGTCGGTGCTTGCCGGCGGATCGGTTTCGGACGTCTTCGGCAGGTATGCAAGCGGGCAGGGCGGGCACCGAGCCGTCATCGTCACAACCGACTCGGCCGCGGCTGCGCAGCAGTTCACTCCCGCGCTGGAACAGAGCCTTGCCGCCGCCGGGATTTCGACGACGAGGCTCGAGTACAACTCGGCGGTCACCAGCCCGGCGCAGCTCGCCAATCGACTTCGCGGGTCTGGCACGGACGTCCTCGCGCTGGACCTCCCGTCGATCCAAGCTCCGCAGATCCTCGCGGCCACCAGAGCCGCGGGTATCTCCTTCCGGGCAGTCATCTCCGTCGCCGGCTACAGCGACGATACGATCCAGCGTTACGGCAGTTCGGTCGCCGGCCTCACAACCTTCTCCACCCTCGTGCCGCTTCAGACCCACCTTCCCGCCCAGCAGGCCTATCTGGCCGCGGCAGCCAAGTACGCGCCCGAGCTCCAGACGCCGACTCAGGACGTGGCGTACGGGGCCTATGTCGCCACCGATATTCTCCTGCGAGGGCTGACGGCCGCAGGGGCCTGCCCAACCCGCCAAGGTTTCATCAAGTCTCTACGGGCGGTGAAGGACTACAACGCCGGTGGGCTGCTCGCCGGGCAGATCGACCTCACCCACAGCGCCGGGCAGTCGATCAAGTGCCTGATCTTCATGCGGGTGAACGCGGCTGGATCGGCCTTTGAGCTCGTCCCCGACCCTCTCCCGGGAGCGTCGTCCAAGACGGAATGGTGCGGCGGCGGCGGCGGTCCCCCCAGCTCCTGA
- a CDS encoding ABC transporter substrate-binding protein codes for MCDSPGVSAHEIRIGLIYPDSGAVGAALEAARGGVDARLGLVNDAGGVYGRKVTYVWQGDEATPTSNDTAVRSLVESSGVFGIFEASTSASGGADYLRSHQVPTVGLPIEHIWADPAYPNFFSYPSVLTGGSVSDVFGRYTTAQGGHQAVIVTTDSASATQQFTPTLEQSLSAARIPTTRLEYNSAVTSPAQLANRLRGTAADVLVLDLASSDVPQVVAATRAAHIPFRLILSVAGYGDETIQHYGSAVTGLTTFSTLLPLQAHLPAQQTYLAAADRYAPELQTPTQDVAYGTYVAADLLVRGLTAAGPCPTRAGFIKALHGVKDYNADGLLAGRVDFSHSVTQSINCLIFMQVNAAGTAFDLVPNTIPGAPSPTEWCGDKPARS; via the coding sequence GTGTGCGACTCCCCAGGCGTATCGGCCCACGAGATCCGGATCGGCCTGATCTACCCCGACAGCGGCGCCGTCGGGGCCGCCCTCGAGGCCGCCCGTGGCGGTGTGGATGCCCGCCTCGGGCTCGTGAACGACGCCGGAGGCGTCTACGGCCGGAAGGTCACCTATGTGTGGCAGGGCGACGAGGCCACTCCCACGAGCAACGACACCGCCGTGCGAAGCCTAGTCGAGTCCAGTGGGGTCTTCGGCATCTTCGAAGCATCGACGAGCGCGTCCGGCGGCGCGGACTACCTCCGGTCGCACCAGGTGCCCACCGTGGGTCTTCCCATCGAGCACATCTGGGCCGACCCGGCCTACCCGAATTTCTTCTCCTATCCGTCCGTCCTCACTGGCGGGTCCGTCTCGGACGTCTTCGGGCGTTATACGACGGCGCAGGGCGGGCACCAGGCCGTCATCGTCACTACCGACTCGGCCTCGGCCACGCAACAGTTCACGCCCACGCTTGAGCAAAGTCTCAGCGCGGCGAGGATCCCGACGACGAGGCTCGAGTACAACTCGGCGGTCACCAGCCCGGCGCAGCTCGCCAATCGGCTGCGTGGGACCGCCGCGGACGTCCTCGTACTGGACCTCGCGTCGTCCGACGTTCCGCAGGTCGTCGCCGCCACCCGGGCGGCGCACATACCCTTCCGGCTGATTCTCTCCGTCGCTGGCTACGGCGACGAGACGATCCAGCACTACGGCAGCGCGGTCACCGGCCTCACGACCTTCTCCACTCTCTTGCCCCTTCAGGCGCACCTTCCCGCCCAGCAGACCTATCTGGCCGCAGCCGACAGGTACGCACCCGAGCTCCAGACGCCGACGCAGGACGTGGCGTACGGGACCTATGTCGCCGCCGACCTCCTCGTGCGCGGTCTGACGGCTGCTGGGCCGTGCCCGACCCGCGCAGGGTTCATAAAGGCCCTGCACGGGGTGAAGGACTACAACGCCGATGGGCTTCTCGCCGGGCGGGTCGACTTCAGCCACAGCGTCACGCAGTCCATCAACTGCCTGATCTTCATGCAGGTGAACGCGGCCGGAACGGCGTTCGACCTCGTCCCCAATACGATTCCAGGCGCGCCGTCGCCGACGGAGTGGTGCGGAGACAAGCCCGCCCGATCCTGA
- a CDS encoding ABC transporter substrate-binding protein, with translation MAGTGAPKHGGTLTVGVNNEIAGWTPQQLKEANSGEDRGNFVYDTLLKLDAKGDWQPNLATSMTTSDSVTWTMKLRPGVTFTDGTPLDAAAVKFNVGLTKDPSLGSSQLATVSDIKAMNVVDPATVQFVLGGPDGSFPYAFTSLVGMMVSPTAYQADPRGFAQRPVGAGPFMLQSWTRDSQAVLVRNPHYWDVGRPYLDKVVFQVITDPVTLGQSLASGAVDVAANYPTVQAALRGTPGVRVVSTSLTGGAGIVPNESRAPFDDVRIRKAIALAIDPRAVNASLFQGAWSGSLPCAPYAPNLPECAQGLWPKTDLAEAKKLVADYVAEKGPLKDHYELLGLATYPDQAQFLQQTLAGIGIHVTLTVLQTADYVSRLSRQAYDLTWNGIQPFAGPARGYYRNLLSNVAGGRHMQGGPVDPTLENLLDQATKAVDKNSRVAAVKKIEQLDAAGFFYIWFGPYISGLIAKDEVQMPASFTSCGYTRAADIWLNR, from the coding sequence GTGGCCGGGACCGGTGCCCCGAAGCACGGTGGCACGCTGACCGTCGGCGTGAACAACGAGATCGCGGGGTGGACGCCGCAGCAGCTCAAGGAGGCGAACTCCGGTGAGGACCGGGGCAACTTCGTCTATGACACGCTGCTGAAGCTGGACGCGAAGGGGGACTGGCAGCCGAACCTGGCGACCAGCATGACGACCTCGGACTCGGTCACGTGGACGATGAAGCTGCGGCCCGGGGTCACGTTCACCGACGGGACGCCGCTGGACGCGGCGGCGGTGAAGTTCAACGTGGGCCTCACGAAGGACCCTTCACTGGGCTCGTCGCAGTTGGCGACGGTGTCGGACATCAAGGCCATGAATGTGGTCGACCCGGCCACGGTTCAGTTCGTTCTCGGTGGGCCGGACGGCTCGTTCCCCTACGCCTTCACGTCGCTCGTTGGGATGATGGTGTCGCCGACGGCGTACCAGGCCGACCCGCGAGGGTTCGCGCAGCGCCCGGTCGGGGCGGGGCCGTTCATGCTGCAGTCGTGGACGCGGGACTCGCAGGCTGTGCTGGTGCGTAACCCGCACTACTGGGATGTGGGCAGGCCGTATCTCGACAAGGTCGTGTTCCAGGTCATCACCGATCCGGTGACGCTGGGCCAGTCGCTGGCCAGCGGCGCGGTCGACGTCGCCGCGAACTACCCGACGGTGCAGGCGGCGCTGCGCGGCACGCCGGGCGTCCGGGTCGTGAGCACGAGCCTGACCGGTGGTGCCGGGATCGTGCCGAACGAGAGCCGGGCGCCGTTCGACGACGTGCGGATCCGTAAGGCGATCGCGCTGGCGATCGACCCGCGGGCGGTGAACGCCTCGCTGTTCCAGGGTGCGTGGTCGGGCAGCCTGCCGTGCGCGCCGTATGCGCCGAACCTGCCGGAATGCGCGCAGGGGCTGTGGCCGAAGACGGACCTGGCCGAGGCGAAGAAGCTCGTCGCGGACTATGTCGCGGAGAAGGGCCCGCTGAAGGACCACTACGAGCTGCTCGGGCTCGCGACCTACCCTGACCAGGCACAGTTCCTCCAGCAGACGCTGGCTGGCATCGGGATCCATGTCACGCTGACTGTGCTGCAGACTGCGGACTATGTCTCCCGGCTGTCCAGGCAGGCCTATGACCTGACGTGGAACGGCATCCAACCGTTCGCTGGCCCGGCACGCGGCTACTACCGCAACCTGTTGTCGAACGTTGCTGGCGGCCGGCACATGCAGGGCGGCCCGGTCGACCCGACGCTGGAGAACCTGCTCGACCAAGCGACCAAGGCAGTCGACAAGAACAGTCGCGTCGCGGCCGTGAAGAAGATCGAGCAGCTGGACGCGGCCGGCTTCTTCTACATCTGGTTCGGCCCCTACATCAGCGGGCTCATCGCCAAGGACGAGGTCCAGATGCCCGCCTCGTTCACGTCCTGTGGCTACACCCGCGCCGCCGACATCTGGCTGAATCGTTGA
- a CDS encoding LLM class F420-dependent oxidoreductase: protein MRFMFQYPEKKGTAGDLLDAGAIGEVARAVERNGFSGFSLTEHPAPGAAWLAAGGHQTLDPFVALAYAAAVTERIRLLTYLAVAPYRNPFVLAKAAATVDKLSGGRMILGLGAGYQKSEFHALGVEFAERNALFDEVLDVLPLHWSGEPFTYQGRHFSARDVVALPRPVQSPIPVWIGGNSALSRRRAAERAQGWMPMAGGALVSASARTPSLDSLGDLDVTIASLREAAAAAGRTDQVDVLYSYRDFGLETPAVDADRHREAFDDLKKTGVTWISVTTRSSSPAATLEFLEAFGSTYLT from the coding sequence ATGCGGTTCATGTTCCAGTACCCAGAGAAGAAGGGCACCGCCGGCGATCTTCTCGATGCCGGGGCTATCGGCGAGGTGGCGCGGGCGGTCGAGCGGAACGGCTTTTCCGGTTTCTCGCTCACGGAGCACCCGGCGCCCGGAGCCGCCTGGCTTGCCGCCGGCGGTCACCAAACGCTCGACCCGTTCGTCGCCCTGGCCTACGCGGCTGCCGTCACGGAACGCATCCGGCTTCTCACCTACCTGGCCGTCGCTCCTTACCGGAACCCGTTTGTCCTCGCCAAGGCCGCGGCGACCGTAGACAAGCTCTCCGGCGGCCGGATGATCCTCGGCCTGGGCGCGGGATACCAGAAAAGCGAGTTCCACGCCCTCGGCGTCGAGTTCGCCGAACGCAACGCGCTGTTCGACGAGGTGCTCGACGTTCTTCCACTGCACTGGAGCGGGGAACCCTTCACCTACCAGGGCCGCCATTTCAGCGCCCGGGACGTCGTAGCCCTCCCCCGGCCCGTGCAGAGCCCGATCCCGGTCTGGATCGGGGGCAACTCGGCACTGAGCCGCCGCCGGGCCGCCGAACGAGCACAGGGCTGGATGCCGATGGCGGGCGGCGCGCTGGTGAGCGCCTCCGCCCGCACGCCGTCCCTCGACTCGCTCGGCGACCTGGACGTCACCATCGCCAGCCTGCGGGAGGCCGCCGCCGCCGCCGGCCGCACCGACCAGGTCGACGTACTGTATTCCTACCGCGACTTCGGGCTCGAGACGCCGGCCGTCGACGCCGACCGCCACCGCGAAGCCTTCGACGATCTCAAGAAGACCGGCGTCACCTGGATCTCAGTAACGACACGCAGCAGCTCCCCCGCAGCCACGCTGGAATTCCTCGAGGCATTCGGCTCCACCTATTTGACCTGA